Proteins found in one Dermacentor silvarum isolate Dsil-2018 chromosome 8, BIME_Dsil_1.4, whole genome shotgun sequence genomic segment:
- the LOC119461429 gene encoding 28S ribosomal protein S28, mitochondrial, which yields MAHVVALRSLLRARSLSAISRSRRWESTSAGENSSDVKAGGSEDAAVKKKGGFAEAFLKFQELSLAKDTPETPQRFSTLLRNSKWIDLGDPEGRIVIGKIFHIVEDDLYIDFGGKFHCVCKKPVKNSGDYVRGAKVRLRLNDMEMSSRFLGTEKDLTLLEADATLLGLQRAQEKSPKTQP from the exons CAATTTCACGTAGCCGCCGATGGGAAAGCACTTCGGCTGGCGAAAACTCCAGTGATGTCAAGGCAGGAGGCTCGGAAGACGCCGCAGTGAAGAAGAAAGGTGGATTCGCTGAAGCGTTCTTGAAGTTTCAAGAGTTGTCTTTGGCTAAGGACACACCTGAAACGCCCCAACGCTTCTCAACTCTTCTAAGGAACTCTAAATGGATCGACCTCGGTGACCCCGAGGGCAGGATCGTGATCGGCAAGATATTTCACATAGTAGAGGATGACTTGTACATTGACTTTGGCGGCAAGTTCCACTGTGTATGCAAAAAGCCTGTGAAGAACTCGGG CGACTACGTGCGGGGTGCCAAGGTGCGTCTACGGCTGAACGACATGGAGATGTCGTCGCGCTTTCTGGGCACCGAGAAGGACCTGACGCTACTGGAAGCGGACGCCACCCTCCTCGGACTGCAGCGGGCGCAAGAAAAGAGCCCCAAGACTCAGCCGTAG